One Desulfovulcanus ferrireducens genomic window carries:
- a CDS encoding MotA/TolQ/ExbB proton channel family protein: protein MFVSSGWFEQVVSYFDAGGCVTVLLMGLSIWMWTLIIVKLKEIYTYRRTEIPLNECFVRLKQGRDIPGWQGQLIKNFVSRRSFEPEIDQKLLHTLACKYYLAIERHIKTILVLAGTAPLLGLMGTVTGMIASFEVISLFGTGNAKALSSGISEALITTQIGLIVAIPGLFMGNFLLRRAEQLKARIKRFCNSLMVEMMSS from the coding sequence ATGTTTGTTTCATCTGGTTGGTTTGAGCAGGTTGTCAGCTATTTTGATGCTGGCGGGTGCGTGACAGTTCTTTTGATGGGGCTCTCTATTTGGATGTGGACCCTTATCATAGTTAAGTTAAAGGAAATATACACTTACCGTCGCACGGAAATTCCACTGAATGAATGTTTTGTCCGTTTGAAACAAGGTAGGGATATTCCGGGATGGCAAGGCCAGCTTATCAAAAATTTTGTAAGCAGACGTAGTTTTGAACCGGAAATTGACCAAAAGTTACTTCATACCCTGGCTTGTAAATATTATTTGGCCATTGAACGACACATCAAGACCATCCTGGTCCTGGCGGGGACAGCTCCTCTGCTTGGTCTTATGGGAACGGTAACAGGCATGATTGCCTCATTTGAAGTAATTTCACTATTTGGGACAGGCAATGCCAAAGCACTCTCTTCCGGGATATCAGAAGCTCTGATTACAACACAAATCGGTCTGATCGTGGCCATCCCCGGTCTGTTCATGGGTAATTTTCTTCTTCGTCGAGCAGAGCAGCTCAAGGCCCGGATCAAGCGCTTTTGCAATAGTCTTATGGTTGAGATGATGAGTAGCTGA